A portion of the Halobacillus ihumii genome contains these proteins:
- the tkt gene encoding transketolase: MAASLEQTSINTIRTLTIDAVEKAQSGHPGMPMGAAPMAYTLWTQYMNHNPKNSDWFNRDRFVLSAGHGSMLLYSLLHLSGYNVTIEDIKSFRQWDSKTPGHPEVGHTDGVEATTGPLGQGISMATGMAMAEAHLAAKYNRDNYNVVDHYTFSICGDGDLMEGVSQESASLAGHLGLGKLIVLYDSNDISLDGDLDRSFSESVEKRYEAYGWQVIRVEDGTDTETIAQAIEQAKLNTEQPTMIEVKTVIGYGSPNKSGKSAAHGAPLGEEEITAAKQHYNWEHEEQFHVPDEVYNDFKSKVQENGEEKEAQWNDLMKQYKEAYPELGEELEQAINGDLPDNWQESLPSFTAGEDSLATRAASGKVINALSKTVPYFFGGSADLAGSNKTTVEGEEDFSRNDYSGRNVWFGVREFAMACALNGMALHGGLKVYAGTFFVFSDYLRPALRLSAIMNLPVNYVFTHDSVAVGEDGPTHEPVEQLASLRAIPNLSLLRPADGNETSAAWRIALESNTTPTALVLTRQGLPTLEGTKEKAYEGVKHGAYILSDSDKETPDGILLASGSEVQLAVNAQSELKTKGYDVRVVSIPSFDRFRQQTREYQEKVLPNAVRNRLAIEMGASFGWERYVGLDGAVIGIDTFGASAPGDEVIKNYGFTVENVVKHAESLMNK; encoded by the coding sequence ATGGCAGCAAGCCTTGAACAGACATCTATTAATACAATACGAACACTTACGATTGACGCAGTTGAAAAAGCACAATCGGGGCATCCGGGAATGCCGATGGGTGCCGCTCCAATGGCATATACACTTTGGACCCAATATATGAACCATAACCCGAAGAATTCGGATTGGTTCAATCGGGATCGTTTCGTGTTATCAGCGGGACATGGATCTATGCTTCTTTACAGTCTGCTGCATCTTTCTGGCTATAATGTCACGATTGAGGACATTAAATCGTTCCGTCAGTGGGATTCAAAAACCCCTGGTCATCCAGAAGTAGGCCATACTGATGGGGTAGAAGCCACCACTGGACCATTAGGACAAGGAATTTCCATGGCCACGGGTATGGCGATGGCAGAAGCTCATCTGGCAGCTAAATATAATCGCGACAACTATAATGTTGTAGATCATTATACATTCTCCATTTGTGGCGATGGTGACTTGATGGAAGGCGTGTCTCAAGAGTCTGCTTCTTTAGCCGGGCATCTAGGGCTAGGGAAGTTAATTGTCCTTTATGATTCAAACGATATTTCCCTAGACGGCGACTTAGACCGTTCCTTTAGTGAAAGTGTTGAAAAACGTTATGAAGCTTATGGCTGGCAAGTCATTCGCGTTGAAGACGGTACAGATACTGAAACCATTGCTCAGGCAATTGAGCAGGCAAAACTAAATACAGAGCAGCCAACCATGATTGAAGTTAAAACAGTGATCGGGTACGGCTCCCCTAATAAATCGGGTAAATCTGCTGCTCACGGTGCACCCCTGGGTGAAGAAGAAATTACGGCCGCGAAACAGCATTATAACTGGGAGCACGAAGAACAATTTCATGTACCAGATGAAGTTTATAATGACTTCAAATCAAAAGTACAGGAAAATGGTGAAGAGAAAGAAGCGCAGTGGAATGACCTTATGAAACAATACAAGGAAGCATACCCTGAGCTTGGAGAGGAACTTGAGCAAGCCATCAATGGCGACCTTCCGGATAATTGGCAGGAAAGTCTTCCATCATTTACGGCTGGCGAAGATAGCCTGGCAACTCGTGCAGCTTCCGGAAAAGTTATAAACGCTTTATCTAAAACAGTGCCTTACTTTTTTGGAGGAAGTGCTGATCTAGCCGGTTCTAACAAAACAACAGTAGAGGGAGAAGAAGATTTCTCCCGCAACGATTATTCAGGCCGTAATGTATGGTTTGGCGTTCGAGAGTTTGCTATGGCCTGTGCGTTAAACGGTATGGCTCTTCACGGCGGTTTAAAGGTTTATGCTGGAACATTCTTTGTCTTTAGTGACTACCTGCGTCCGGCATTGCGTTTATCTGCTATCATGAATTTACCTGTAAACTATGTATTCACTCATGACTCAGTAGCTGTTGGAGAAGACGGCCCAACTCATGAACCTGTTGAACAACTTGCTTCCTTAAGAGCAATTCCAAACCTATCACTGCTTCGTCCGGCAGATGGAAATGAGACAAGTGCTGCTTGGAGAATTGCTCTTGAGTCAAACACGACACCTACAGCTCTAGTGCTGACACGTCAAGGGTTACCGACACTTGAAGGTACAAAAGAGAAAGCCTATGAGGGCGTGAAGCACGGGGCGTATATCCTTAGCGATTCTGATAAGGAAACACCTGATGGCATTTTGCTTGCTTCAGGTTCTGAAGTACAATTGGCAGTGAATGCTCAATCCGAACTTAAGACAAAAGGGTATGACGTAAGGGTAGTGAGTATCCCATCATTTGATCGCTTTAGACAGCAAACCCGGGAATATCAGGAAAAGGTTTTACCAAATGCTGTTAGAAATCGTCTGGCTATTGAAATGGGAGCATCATTTGGCTGGGAGCGTTATGTCGGTCTTGATGGAGCCGTCATCGGAATTGATACATTCGGAGCATCCGCACCAGGAGATGAAGTCATCAAAAATTATGGCTTTACAGTAGAAAATGTCGTCAAACATGCTGAGAGTTTAATGAACAAATAA
- a CDS encoding Na(+)/H(+) antiporter subunit B — protein sequence MIRTNDLILRTTTSLIAFILFGFSAYLFFAGHNAPGGGFIGGLMAAAALVLMYMAYGLKAMEKVIRVNFRYMIFTGLLIAVATGIGSFIFGEPFLSHTFAYFQLPVLGRTELATALLFDLGVYLTVIGISMTIILAVAEDRD from the coding sequence ATGATTAGGACGAATGATTTAATTTTAAGAACAACTACCTCCCTTATTGCGTTCATCCTGTTCGGGTTCTCAGCTTATTTATTTTTTGCCGGCCACAACGCGCCAGGAGGAGGCTTCATAGGCGGATTGATGGCTGCTGCAGCACTAGTCTTGATGTACATGGCATATGGGCTTAAAGCAATGGAGAAGGTTATTCGTGTTAACTTTCGGTATATGATCTTTACTGGATTATTAATCGCTGTTGCTACAGGGATCGGATCATTTATATTTGGAGAACCTTTTTTAAGTCACACGTTTGCCTATTTTCAACTTCCTGTTCTTGGCCGAACAGAGCTGGCTACAGCTCTATTATTTGATTTAGGTGTGTACTTGACGGTAATCGGGATTTCCATGACGATCATTTTGGCTGTGGCAGAGGACCGGGACTAA
- the lexA gene encoding transcriptional repressor LexA: MNKLSKRQQAILDFIKEQVLLKGYPPSVREIGQSVGLASSSTVHGHLSRLEKKGYLRRDPTKPRAIEVIDLEEDQSIPRGEASYAPVIGTVTAGSPITAIENIEEYVPLPDSLAGADENTFVLVVQGESMIEAGILNGDMVIVRQQQTAENGDIVVAMTEEEEATVKRFFKEKTHIRLQPENATMEPIILDDVSILGKVVGLYRTVH; this comes from the coding sequence ATGAATAAACTTTCAAAACGTCAGCAAGCAATACTAGATTTTATTAAAGAACAGGTATTATTGAAGGGCTATCCTCCTTCCGTAAGAGAAATTGGACAATCTGTCGGCCTTGCTTCAAGCTCAACCGTTCATGGTCATCTTTCTCGACTAGAGAAAAAAGGTTATTTAAGGAGAGACCCTACGAAACCGAGAGCCATAGAAGTAATTGATTTAGAAGAAGACCAGAGCATCCCAAGGGGCGAAGCTTCCTATGCCCCGGTTATCGGTACGGTAACAGCTGGGTCACCAATCACTGCTATAGAAAACATTGAAGAGTATGTGCCTCTCCCAGACTCTTTGGCAGGAGCAGATGAAAATACTTTCGTACTTGTTGTTCAAGGAGAGAGTATGATTGAGGCGGGTATTCTAAATGGAGATATGGTTATTGTCCGCCAACAGCAAACTGCTGAAAATGGCGACATCGTCGTGGCTATGACAGAAGAGGAAGAAGCTACCGTTAAACGATTTTTCAAAGAGAAAACGCATATTCGATTACAGCCTGAGAACGCAACAATGGAACCGATTATACTAGATGATGTTTCGATACTAGGCAAAGTAGTCGGCCTTTATCGCACGGTCCATTAA
- a CDS encoding FbpB family small basic protein: MRRRHKLSYSERVQENIRLIKEDEKLLDQIEERIEQRHRKRIKQIPS, from the coding sequence ATGAGAAGAAGACACAAATTATCCTATAGCGAACGAGTTCAGGAAAATATTCGTTTAATTAAAGAAGACGAAAAGTTATTGGACCAAATTGAAGAAAGAATTGAGCAGCGTCACCGTAAACGTATAAAGCAGATCCCTTCATAA
- a CDS encoding YneB family resolvase-like protein: protein MKAVLYCRVSTEKEAQVSSLKRQRSELMQLAEHQSIEIVDCIEEQASGYEIEREGVFRLLDHFADGRAEALLIQDETRLGRGNTKIALFHQLQKLGIRIYSLSHEGELQISESDSMVLQIVGIVEEYQRKIHNMKIKRGMRKAVQEGYDPSHNLSNQHLAPGRERLVFPIEEVVRLRNNKLTFKEIAATLRGLGYDVSKATVHRRYQEFVSLEKQQEDR, encoded by the coding sequence ATGAAAGCAGTTCTTTATTGTCGAGTAAGTACTGAGAAGGAAGCACAGGTATCTTCCTTAAAAAGACAACGGAGTGAATTAATGCAGTTGGCTGAGCATCAATCCATAGAAATAGTAGATTGCATTGAAGAGCAAGCCAGCGGTTATGAAATCGAAAGAGAAGGTGTCTTCCGCTTATTAGACCATTTTGCAGATGGACGAGCAGAGGCCCTTCTTATTCAAGATGAGACAAGGTTAGGTAGAGGGAACACAAAAATTGCCCTTTTTCATCAGCTGCAAAAGCTCGGAATTCGTATTTATTCACTTTCCCATGAAGGGGAATTACAAATTTCTGAATCAGATTCGATGGTTTTACAGATTGTAGGGATCGTTGAAGAATACCAGCGAAAGATACATAATATGAAGATTAAGAGAGGAATGAGAAAGGCTGTCCAGGAAGGATACGATCCTAGTCATAACTTATCGAATCAGCACTTGGCTCCAGGAAGAGAACGGCTTGTTTTTCCGATAGAAGAAGTGGTGCGTTTAAGAAACAACAAGTTAACTTTTAAAGAAATAGCGGCAACGTTGCGAGGACTCGGCTATGATGTTTCCAAAGCAACCGTTCATCGCAGGTATCAGGAGTTCGTCTCCCTTGAAAAACAGCAAGAGGACAGGTAA
- a CDS encoding CcdC family protein — MFWIISSTVVAACMATVMIFVRLRAAKKPASVKKIILPPLFMSTGAFMFLFPVFRVGWGQVAEAVLVGVIFSIFLIRTSKFEVREENIYLKPSKAFVFILFGLLILRIILKLIIGQTIAFGEMSGMFFLLAFGMIFTWRLAMLRQYLQLEKTL, encoded by the coding sequence ATGTTTTGGATAATTTCAAGCACAGTAGTAGCCGCATGTATGGCCACGGTCATGATTTTTGTTCGTCTAAGGGCAGCTAAAAAGCCGGCCAGTGTGAAAAAAATCATTTTACCGCCGCTTTTTATGAGCACCGGGGCCTTCATGTTTTTATTTCCAGTCTTCCGCGTTGGGTGGGGACAAGTTGCAGAGGCTGTTTTAGTAGGTGTGATCTTTTCGATTTTTCTGATTCGGACCTCAAAATTTGAAGTAAGGGAAGAAAACATCTATTTAAAGCCTTCAAAAGCATTTGTATTTATTTTATTTGGGTTACTGATTTTACGGATCATACTAAAGTTAATTATAGGTCAGACTATAGCTTTTGGAGAAATGAGCGGGATGTTTTTTCTGCTTGCTTTTGGAATGATCTTCACATGGCGTCTGGCTATGTTAAGACAGTACTTACAGTTAGAAAAAACGTTATAA
- a CDS encoding YneF family protein, whose protein sequence is MTLGIVWVIIIAVLALVGGVALGFFIARKYMMNYLKKNPPINEQMLRTMMMQMGQKPSQKKINQMMRAMNNQQNK, encoded by the coding sequence ATGACTTTAGGCATAGTTTGGGTTATTATCATTGCCGTCTTGGCCCTCGTAGGTGGAGTAGCCTTGGGCTTTTTCATCGCGAGAAAATATATGATGAACTATTTAAAGAAGAACCCGCCAATTAATGAACAAATGTTGCGTACAATGATGATGCAGATGGGACAGAAGCCATCACAGAAGAAGATCAATCAAATGATGCGGGCTATGAACAATCAGCAGAACAAATAA
- a CDS encoding DUF896 domain-containing protein, translating to MLSNEKLNRINELANKSKQEGLNKAEKEEQKKLRQEYLKNVRSSFKNQLKGMTVVDPEGNDVTPEKVKKMQRNEKKH from the coding sequence ATGTTATCTAATGAAAAGCTTAACAGAATCAATGAACTAGCCAATAAATCAAAACAGGAAGGCCTTAATAAAGCTGAAAAAGAGGAGCAGAAAAAGCTGCGTCAGGAATATCTGAAAAATGTTCGAAGCTCCTTCAAAAACCAGCTTAAGGGTATGACAGTTGTTGATCCAGAAGGCAATGATGTTACACCAGAAAAGGTTAAAAAGATGCAGCGAAACGAGAAAAAGCATTAA
- a CDS encoding TlpA family protein disulfide reductase — translation MGKQIGAGLFLIVLLGVVVFNIFTEEDRNPAADETAEYNVSGDPSQEGTAITPPNAPDGLEVGEMAPDFTLKTIDGETLSLSDLRGQKVMLNFWATWCPPCREEMPRMEKFHQQYGDEIKIVAVNATGSESSINKVEKYIQEGGYTFPVVLDKELSVNNDYQAIALPTTYFIGTDGVIQQPRKVGPMSYDYMVEMMNALE, via the coding sequence ATGGGAAAACAAATCGGTGCAGGACTCTTTTTAATTGTATTACTAGGTGTGGTAGTTTTTAATATTTTTACAGAAGAAGACAGGAATCCTGCTGCAGATGAGACAGCTGAGTATAATGTTTCAGGTGATCCTTCACAGGAAGGGACAGCCATCACGCCGCCTAACGCTCCTGACGGCCTTGAAGTGGGCGAAATGGCTCCAGATTTCACGTTAAAGACGATCGATGGGGAAACGTTGAGTTTATCTGATCTACGCGGCCAAAAAGTCATGTTGAACTTTTGGGCCACATGGTGTCCTCCATGTCGTGAAGAAATGCCAAGAATGGAAAAGTTTCATCAACAATATGGTGACGAAATTAAGATTGTTGCTGTAAATGCCACCGGATCTGAGAGCAGTATAAATAAAGTCGAAAAATATATCCAAGAAGGCGGCTATACGTTTCCAGTAGTCTTAGATAAAGAACTAAGCGTGAATAACGATTATCAAGCTATTGCTCTTCCGACTACGTACTTTATTGGAACAGATGGTGTCATTCAGCAGCCGCGTAAAGTAGGCCCGATGAGTTATGACTACATGGTAGAAATGATGAATGCATTAGAATAG
- the sirA gene encoding sporulation inhibitor of replication protein SirA: MQFVIYAIKQEVCEHYYYKVELIKRFFEECLHAPHSGLLQKQLDYITEDFSFKQWFADRYNGLRNTPFSINANGELFKRGQNYDIIIKKNSSCLLQCDSLWQAERVLFQPLRMCDQSFFIVEESGEHYGWISPLSSQRLLS; this comes from the coding sequence ATGCAATTTGTCATTTATGCGATTAAACAAGAAGTGTGCGAACACTATTATTATAAAGTAGAATTAATTAAGCGATTTTTCGAAGAATGCTTACATGCCCCTCATTCAGGGCTGCTCCAAAAGCAATTAGATTATATAACGGAAGATTTCTCGTTTAAGCAATGGTTTGCGGATCGCTATAATGGCTTGCGCAACACACCATTCTCTATTAATGCGAATGGAGAATTATTCAAACGCGGGCAAAATTATGATATCATTATCAAAAAGAATAGCAGTTGTCTATTACAGTGTGACAGTCTCTGGCAAGCAGAACGAGTGTTATTTCAACCATTAAGGATGTGCGATCAGTCGTTTTTTATTGTAGAAGAAAGTGGAGAGCATTACGGATGGATTTCCCCTCTTTCAAGTCAGCGTTTGTTATCGTAA
- a CDS encoding DUF2621 domain-containing protein, translated as MSGGFALFIIGWIVIMVVLMGIGGFFMFRKFLKRMPKEDGKSTIDWEEHYIEQTIHMWNIEQKALLEELVSPVPELFRDIAKQKIAGRIGQVALEKKCSKITQDVIIEGYILATPKRDHKFLIKKLKEKEIDITPYQPLFER; from the coding sequence ATGTCAGGTGGCTTTGCCCTATTTATTATCGGGTGGATTGTCATCATGGTTGTTCTTATGGGAATTGGCGGCTTTTTTATGTTTCGTAAATTCCTTAAACGGATGCCTAAAGAAGATGGTAAGTCGACAATCGACTGGGAAGAACATTATATTGAGCAAACCATTCACATGTGGAACATCGAGCAAAAAGCCTTGCTTGAAGAACTTGTGAGCCCTGTGCCCGAACTTTTTCGTGATATAGCCAAACAGAAGATTGCGGGCAGAATTGGACAGGTGGCCCTGGAAAAGAAATGCTCTAAAATTACGCAGGATGTAATTATAGAAGGCTATATTCTCGCGACTCCTAAACGAGACCACAAATTTCTCATCAAGAAGCTAAAAGAAAAAGAAATCGATATTACCCCTTATCAACCTTTGTTTGAACGATAA
- a CDS encoding cytochrome c biogenesis CcdA family protein, protein MTDVNILLAFGAGFLSFISPCVLPLYPVFLSYITGMSVSELKEDNGMLKKRSMVHTILFLLGFTTIFLILGFSGSLFSQFFIQNEAIIRRLGAILVIFFGFVIIGVFNFKFLMQDHKITFKNRPAGYIGSFIIGLTFSLGWTPCMGPILAAVLGLASNSPELFLVMMISYSLGFSIPFFVLSFFVGKLDWIKRHSGKIMKIGGYIMILMGVALYFDWMAKLTSYLAGLFGFQGL, encoded by the coding sequence ATGACAGATGTGAATATTTTATTAGCTTTTGGAGCAGGCTTTCTTTCTTTTATATCACCATGTGTTTTACCTTTGTATCCCGTATTTCTTTCCTACATAACCGGAATGAGTGTAAGTGAGTTAAAAGAAGATAATGGTATGCTTAAGAAAAGAAGCATGGTTCATACCATTCTATTCTTGCTTGGCTTTACTACGATTTTTCTGATCTTAGGTTTTTCTGGATCGTTATTTTCGCAATTTTTCATCCAAAACGAAGCAATCATAAGAAGGTTGGGAGCTATTCTTGTGATTTTCTTTGGTTTTGTGATTATCGGGGTATTTAATTTTAAATTCCTTATGCAGGATCATAAGATCACTTTTAAAAACCGGCCTGCCGGCTATATAGGTTCTTTTATTATTGGACTTACTTTCTCGTTAGGCTGGACACCTTGCATGGGACCGATATTGGCAGCTGTATTAGGACTGGCTTCAAACAGTCCCGAGTTATTTCTCGTTATGATGATTTCCTACTCCCTGGGTTTTTCTATTCCGTTCTTCGTTCTATCTTTCTTTGTTGGAAAATTGGATTGGATCAAACGACATAGTGGAAAAATTATGAAAATCGGCGGGTATATTATGATTCTGATGGGAGTTGCTTTGTATTTTGATTGGATGGCGAAGCTGACTTCTTATCTTGCTGGTTTATTTGGGTTCCAAGGCTTGTAA
- the acnA gene encoding aconitate hydratase AcnA, whose product MANSAFNARKQFDLNGKTYNYYDLKALEDAGHGKISRLPFSIRILLESLLRQHDGRVIQDSHVESLANWGTSKAKGEDVPFKPSRVILQDFTGVPAVVDLASLRKAMVDMGGSPDEINPEVPVDLVIDHSVQVDKYGTADSLNINMELEFERNQERYEFLHWAQKAFNNYRAVPPATGIVHQVNLEYIANVVHAKENDEGTVDTYPDTLVGTDSHTTMINGLGVLGWGVGGIEAEAGMLGQPSYFPAPEVIGVKLNGSFPQGTTATDLALKVTQKLREQNVVGKFVEFFGPGLQEMPLADRATISNMAPEYGATCGFFPVDGESLEYLRLTGRSEEQIELVEKYCKENNLWYDPSQEDPEFTSLVEIELNELEPNLSGPKRPQDLIPFSQMKESFNKAITGPAGNHGFGLDESEFDKEAEVKFENGKKAVMKTGALAIAAITSCTNTSNPHVMLGAGLVAKKATEKGLKVPEYVKTSLAPGSKVVTRYLEDSGLMPYLNQLGFNLVGYGCTTCIGNSGPLLPEIEKAIADSDLTASSVLSGNRNFEGRIHPLVKANYLASPPLVVAYALAGTVDIDLKKEALGTDKDGEPVYFDDIWPTQEEIKAEISRAVTPEIFRKEYENVFNSNEKWNEINTTDEPLYDWDGESTYIQNPPFFEGLSRDPETVKPLSGMRVVGKFGDSVTTDHISPAGAIPKDMPAGEYLQEKDVSPRNFNSYGSRRGNHEVMMRGTFANIRIRNQLAPGTEGGFTTYWPTEEVMPIYTAAMKYKEDQTPLAVIAGDDYGMGSSRDWAAKGTDLLGIKTVIAQSFERIHRSNLVMMGVLPLQFKDGDTIESLGLTGRETIDVQVDESVKPHDLVKVTATDEEGNKKEFDVIARFDSEVEVDYYRHGGILQMVLRNKLS is encoded by the coding sequence ATGGCTAACAGCGCATTTAATGCTCGCAAACAATTCGACTTAAATGGCAAAACGTACAACTACTACGACTTAAAAGCCTTAGAAGATGCGGGACATGGCAAGATTTCCCGTCTGCCTTTCTCCATTCGTATTCTGCTTGAGTCTCTGCTCCGTCAACATGATGGACGTGTGATTCAGGATAGTCACGTGGAGAGTCTAGCAAACTGGGGAACTAGTAAAGCAAAAGGGGAAGATGTTCCATTTAAACCTTCCCGTGTTATTTTACAGGACTTCACAGGGGTTCCGGCTGTTGTTGACCTTGCTTCACTTCGTAAAGCAATGGTTGATATGGGAGGAAGCCCGGATGAAATCAACCCAGAAGTACCGGTGGATCTAGTTATTGACCACTCTGTACAAGTTGATAAATATGGTACAGCTGATTCATTGAACATTAATATGGAATTAGAATTCGAACGAAATCAGGAGCGTTATGAGTTCCTGCACTGGGCTCAAAAGGCGTTTAATAACTACCGCGCTGTGCCTCCCGCAACTGGAATCGTTCACCAAGTAAACTTAGAATACATTGCAAATGTCGTTCATGCGAAAGAGAACGATGAAGGCACTGTTGATACTTATCCAGATACACTTGTTGGTACAGACTCCCACACAACCATGATCAATGGTCTTGGTGTGTTAGGATGGGGTGTTGGCGGTATTGAAGCAGAAGCAGGAATGCTTGGCCAGCCATCATACTTCCCAGCGCCGGAAGTTATTGGAGTGAAGCTGAACGGCAGCTTCCCACAAGGAACTACTGCAACGGACTTAGCGTTAAAAGTTACACAGAAACTAAGAGAACAAAATGTTGTTGGTAAATTCGTTGAATTCTTCGGTCCTGGCTTGCAGGAAATGCCGCTTGCTGATCGTGCGACAATTTCTAACATGGCACCAGAATATGGGGCTACTTGTGGGTTCTTCCCTGTAGACGGTGAATCTTTAGAATATTTACGTTTGACTGGACGCAGCGAAGAGCAGATCGAGCTTGTTGAAAAGTATTGTAAAGAAAACAACCTTTGGTATGATCCATCTCAGGAAGATCCAGAATTCACATCACTTGTAGAAATTGAATTAAATGAGCTTGAACCTAACTTATCAGGTCCTAAGCGTCCACAGGATTTAATTCCATTTTCTCAAATGAAGGAATCCTTTAACAAAGCGATTACTGGCCCGGCAGGTAACCATGGCTTTGGTCTGGATGAGTCTGAATTTGATAAAGAAGCTGAAGTGAAATTCGAAAACGGCAAGAAAGCTGTTATGAAGACAGGAGCACTGGCTATTGCAGCGATTACTTCTTGTACAAACACTTCAAACCCGCACGTCATGCTAGGTGCCGGTTTAGTAGCTAAAAAGGCAACTGAAAAAGGTCTTAAAGTGCCTGAATATGTGAAAACATCCCTTGCACCAGGTTCTAAAGTTGTTACGCGCTACTTGGAGGATTCAGGTTTAATGCCATATTTAAACCAATTAGGGTTTAACCTTGTAGGGTACGGCTGTACGACATGTATCGGTAACTCTGGTCCATTGCTTCCTGAAATTGAAAAGGCGATTGCCGATAGTGATCTAACGGCATCTTCCGTTCTTTCAGGAAACCGTAACTTTGAAGGACGTATTCACCCGCTGGTCAAAGCAAACTATTTGGCCTCACCGCCGCTAGTTGTTGCTTATGCCCTTGCTGGTACGGTTGATATCGATCTCAAGAAAGAGGCGCTAGGTACGGATAAAGATGGAGAACCTGTGTATTTTGATGATATCTGGCCTACACAAGAGGAGATCAAAGCTGAAATTTCTCGTGCAGTAACACCTGAAATTTTCCGTAAAGAGTATGAAAATGTCTTTAACTCTAACGAGAAGTGGAATGAAATTAATACAACAGACGAACCGCTTTACGACTGGGACGGAGAATCTACTTATATCCAGAACCCGCCATTCTTTGAAGGGTTGTCTCGTGATCCAGAAACGGTTAAGCCACTTTCTGGTATGCGTGTAGTGGGTAAATTTGGCGATTCTGTCACAACCGACCATATTTCTCCAGCTGGTGCAATTCCTAAAGATATGCCTGCAGGAGAGTATTTACAGGAGAAGGATGTGTCACCGCGAAACTTTAACTCCTACGGTTCTCGCCGAGGTAACCATGAAGTAATGATGCGCGGAACATTTGCGAACATTCGTATTCGTAACCAGTTAGCTCCTGGTACCGAAGGCGGATTTACTACGTACTGGCCGACAGAAGAAGTAATGCCGATTTACACTGCAGCGATGAAATATAAAGAGGATCAAACACCTCTTGCTGTAATTGCTGGCGATGATTACGGCATGGGAAGCTCCCGTGACTGGGCCGCTAAAGGAACAGATCTTCTTGGCATTAAAACGGTTATAGCCCAAAGCTTCGAGCGTATCCACCGTTCTAACCTTGTTATGATGGGCGTATTGCCACTGCAGTTTAAAGATGGAGATACGATCGAATCACTAGGATTAACGGGCCGTGAAACCATTGATGTTCAAGTTGATGAATCTGTTAAGCCGCACGACTTAGTGAAAGTAACGGCAACAGATGAAGAAGGTAACAAGAAAGAATTTGATGTTATTGCCCGTTTCGATAGTGAAGTAGAAGTAGATTACTATCGTCATGGTGGAATTCTTCAAATGGTACTACGAAATAAATTAAGCTAA